A part of Aegilops tauschii subsp. strangulata cultivar AL8/78 chromosome 2, Aet v6.0, whole genome shotgun sequence genomic DNA contains:
- the LOC109774282 gene encoding protein FAR1-RELATED SEQUENCE 5 isoform X2 yields the protein MKNENENFFFDVDVGTDDDGKKIIRNIFWSNASCQAAYADFGDCVTFDTTYKTNKYHMPLGFFVSVNNHLQSTIFGVALVGNESSDSFEWIFNAFKRCMRKDPTCILTDQCPAMKAAIPKVFLRTHHRLCRWHIMKKIKDHLSKVYLEHDTFKEDLAAVLNHPLMPAEFEAAWHDLMDTYNLQNDTILLGLWEERTTWISAYWKEIFCARMTSAQRSESMNHILKKGFVKETQVLHIFARQVNECIQKRHQLEVAETIASTGVRNPLTRYLFEKQLMDVYTRADYTLFRERLFESGAFRIKQSTGHVTKYYVHHYNQEKIFTWSRHEFQVVADETNGEYECECKL from the exons ATGAAGAATGAGAATGAGAATTTCTTCTTTGATGTAGACGTTGGAACTGATGATGATGGTAAGAAAATTATCAGAAATATATTCTGGTCCAATGCTAGCTGCCAGGCTGCATACGCAGATTTCGGTGACTGCGTCACGTTTGACACCACATACAAAACGAACAAGTATCACATGCCTTTGGGGTTTTTTGTCAGTGTGAATAATCATCTGCAATCTACAATTTTTGGAGTTGCCTTGGTGGGGAATGAGAGTAGCGACTCATTCGAATGGATTTTTAATGCTTTTAAGCGGTGCATGCGAAAAGACCCAACTTGCATACTAACAG ATCAATGCCCTGCCATGAAAGCAGCTATACCTAAGGTCTTCCTCAGAACTCATCACCGCCTCTGCCGATGGCACAttatgaaaaaaataaaagatCATTTGTCAAAAGTATACTTAGAACATGACACATTTAAGGAAGACCTCGCAGCAGTCCTTAACCATCCACTCATGCCAGCAGAGTTTGAAGCAGCATGGCACGACCTCATGGACACGTACAACTTACAGAATGACACCATCCTGCTGGGCCTATGGGAAGAGAGAACAACATGGATATCTGCATACTGGAAGGAGATATTCTGCGCCAGAATGACGTCAGCACAAAGAAGCGAAAGCATGAATCATATCCTGAAAAAAGGTTTCGTGAAAGAAACACAAGTGCTTCACATATTTGCCAGACAAGTCAATGAATGCATACAGAAGAGGCACCAGCTTGAGGTTGCCGAGACAATAGCTTCAACG GGTGTCAGAAACCCTCTCACTAGGTACCTTTTCGAGAAACAGCTGATGGACGTGTACACACGCGCTGACTACACCTTATTCCGTGAAAGACTCTTTGAAAGCGGCGCCTTCCGAATCAAACAGTCAACTGGGCATGTAACGAAGTACTACGTACACCACTACAACCAAGAGAAAATATTCACATGGTCAAGGCACGAATTCCAGGTGGTCGCTGATGAAACAAATGGCGAATACGAATGCGAGTGCAAACTCTGA
- the LOC109774282 gene encoding uncharacterized protein isoform X1 — MKQMANTNASANSDHTGLFCHHIIALLEHLRVAIIPDRYILQRYTRDANSDSAFNHRDYRNTTVDGTLIQYRHTKLLNETLKTVQKGVKTDAAYNRLMTCLKQVQPELDDLNGDDIESTECKQSSVDENEVAPDMAEQKDPTIEKSSMDDDRDKIHPPPVCKTKGRNKLSAAMKQEQKPTEISEKISSKTARPEPVIGKDGMPLGSRLCSNCNMISGHNKRTCVKRQLEQKLLQAHEKKYGPVDKSMVAATIKKLLSKATMKEEAINDSKNMSDDSNEKGGSDEDAEPSPKRMHINKDVGKGKIFKKRCKKCNKVEGHNTRTCDVVRIGNEILEMTEQMVHQGQDEACNRKHKTTSQKLAGAKGG, encoded by the exons ATGAAACAAATGGCGAATACGAATGCGAGTGCAAACTCTGATCACACAG GACTATTCTGCCATCACATAATTGCACTGTTGGAACACCTGCGAGTAGCTATAATACCAGATCGGTACATACTGCAACGGTACACAAGGGATGCAAATAGTGACTCGGCATTCAACCACAGAGACTACAGGAATACAACTGTAGATGGTACACTAATTCAATACCGCCACACAAAGCTGCTGAACGAGACACTGAAAACTGTCCAGAAGGGGGTAAAGACAGATGCAGCTTACAACAGGCTGATGACATGCCTGAAACAAGTGCAACCAGAGCTAGATGATCTGAACGGTGATGACATAGAGTCAACGGAATGCAAACAATCATCTGTAGATGAAAATGAAGTTGCCCCTGATATGGCAGAACAAAAAGATCCAACGATTGAGAAGTCAAGTATGGATGATGATCGCGACAAAATACACCCACCCCCAGTGTGCAAAACAAAAGGTAGAAACAAACTGAGTGCGGCCATGAAACAGGAACAAAAGCCAACTGAAATCAGTGAGAAAATCAGTTCAAAAACTGCTAGGCCAGAGCCAGTTATTGGAAAAGACGGCATGCCACTAGGGAGCAGACTTTGCAGCAACTGCAATATGATTAGTGGGCACAACAAAAGAACTTGCGTGAAAAGGCAGCTAGAGCAAAAGCTTCTGCAAGCACATGAGAAAAAGTATGGGCCTGTGGACAAATCCATGGTTGCTGCAACTATCAAGAAACTGCTGTCGAAAGCAACTATGAAGGAGGAAGCTATCAACGACAGCAAAAATATGAGTGATGACAGTAATGAAAAAGGTGGTAGTGACGAAGACGCTGAGCCTTCACCAAAGAGGATGCACATCAACAAAGATGTTGGGAAAGGCAAGATCTTCAAGAAAAGATGCAAAAAATGTAACAAGGTCGAAGGGCACAACACTCGTACGTGCGATGTAGTCAGAATAGGCAATGAGATTCTGGAAATGACAGAGCAGATGGTTCACCAGGGACAGGACGAGGCATGTAATAGAAAGCACAAAACAACGTCTCAGAAGCTTGCAGGGGCAAAAGGAGGTTAG